Genomic window (Drosophila ananassae strain 14024-0371.13 chromosome 3L, ASM1763931v2, whole genome shotgun sequence):
CTCTCTATAGAGGCGTCGTCGCATGAGTGCAGGGATATTGAATGGGGTTTTTGGAATGGATCAATTGAATGGTGAATGGTTGTGGCAAAGGTGGCGAACACATCGTCGTGGGGAATGCGGGTGATGCGGGATAAATAGGAAGACAGAGAGATTACATTTTAGGGATAGACATTCATTAGTTACTTGGCCTTGTGTTGTGGATGGAGGGCTAGTCCATTGATTCTGATACATGTTGCTTCAGTCTCGACTGAATTAAATTGTGTTTGTTTCTTTAAATGCGCTTTAAATGACAAAAAGCGAAAGGCGATAGTACCTCGACTCATGTTATCCAATTGTAGttccaatttaaaaattttaattgcattcAAAATTGCTCAACAATGTCTACAAGATGCGTAACAAACTAGAGTAATACATAAATAGTAGTCTATAGTTAAACAGAAACAGGTATTTTACATATTCTAGGTGTGTGCACCGTTCTTTCTTTTGATTTCTAAATAGGTCACAATTATCACTCATCAGACGCAAATACCGCAACAACTTAACTTAGTTAAACTCTAATTCTATGTACACATTTATCCTCTAAGGACTATGTCAGTTTCCTTACTTCCTTTACAATTGAAAGTAGTTTTCATAACATTTTGTGTGTTCTGTTGTCTTTTATATCATCCTGTGTGCGTAGTCTTCTTCTAATTAGTTAAGTTTTGTAGGATTCGAGCAATTTTTTGTAGAATATATGCCAATAGAGCTAATAGTATACTTTGGTTTCACAAAATACAGCATTATAAGCAGCAACTACGAACATCAAAAGTTGAACAAACACAATTCGAGGAGGACGTGGCAGTGCGATTACGGAATGAACTTCATGGCATTTGAGTTTGGTTTAGTGGAACGCATAAAATGACCCAAAAACAAACGCTAGGCAAGGTAACTAAAACAACTACTCGTAGTATCAAAAATAGTATTTGTGCAACGTCTACAAAAAGCAGGATAtactgtgtgtgtttgtgggtGCAGGCACTTATGTTCAATCAGCCTTCGGTTCGGCGTTGATAGATATGATTACTGGGATAGATATATCAACGTCTTAGGGGTCTAGTTATTATATATAGATAGGTATATAGATAGTTCAGCAAATGCGCAACAattcaaattgaaaatatatagttTCGATTCTCGTTTTTGgacaaacaaaaactaaatacATATATGGAGGTATGTATGGAGGCCTCCTGTCCGGAGGAGGTAAGCGTGACAACACGAGGTCTGGGAAGGCCCTGATTCGCTACTTACGAAGATCGCGGCTCGGCCATCACTTCTGAGACGTCGCTGCGTCGGATCTCCGTTTCCCGAACAGCCTCCGTCAGAGTCTTGAACACGGTGTTGTGTATCCTGTTTTAAACAATACATAATATttagttattaattaataCAAATATAGCAGTTACTCACAGTTTGCATATCACATCCACCAGGAGTGTGGTAATGGGCACCAGAAAGAGTCCGAAATAAAAGACTGGCGTCGAAAGCAGCTGAATATCCATCCCGCGGAAGTTGCTGGCCAGGTTAAATGTGGGCCATACATGGCTATAAATCACCAGGAACACAAACCACATCACTATGGAGCCCCAAATGGCCAAGTGCGTTAGCCAGGTCCAGGAGTTGGTGATGAGTCCAGCCTTCAAGCAAACTGTTACAATAACGTACTGGAAAATAGAGGAAATATGTTAAACATAAGTCTTGATCTACAATGTATGGTAGTCCAACCGTGTACACCAGATTTCCCATCATTAGATAGTCACTGGTCAGCCCATCGCTCCAGATTACTTCTCCCGTAAAGGCCACCAGTGGCAGCCAGAAGAGGAACACCGAATGCAGCAGGGCGTTGAAGATCCAGATCCAGAAAACCTTCACATTGAAGAGTTTCGCTTTCTGGGACGTCTTGTAGAGCAGTGGATACCGCAGCATAGTATCCGCCGTGCAGAACTTCTCGAAGAGACCCATGGCAAATGGGGGCATAGCCGTGAAGAGGACATTGTACAGGCCAATGGTCCAGCGCTCGAAGAGGATCTGGCCCGACCAGCCGGAATAGACGGCGAACCAGAGCTCAATGACATACAGACACACGTTCTTGTAGAAGCTGTACAGGATCAGCTTGGAGATCCTGGCATAATTCCAGGCTCCATGCACCAACAGCAGCCGTTGCAGATACCTGAACTGGGCTATCGAGTAATCCGAGGCGCAGGCCGCCTGGAGACCCTCTACGCCGGAGATTCCAATGCCCACACTGGCCTTCTGGATCATGGCCACATCATTCGCTCCATCACCAATGGCCAAGGTAACAGCTTTTGTGTTGAGGGTCACCATCTCAACCACCTCGGCCTTTTGCATGGGCGAGACCCGGCAGCAGATAACCACGCGGCAGAGCAGGCAGAGTTCCTGAAAATCATTGCGCAGATCGCAGCTCAGGGCATACTTCAGGGTGGTGCCGTCAATCACCAGCGCCACGTTGGCGTCCTTGGCCATGGAGCTCTTGAACTCGCCATAGTGCCGCTGGATGACATCGCGAGTGGCCTAAAGAAAGTCATTCATTAATATCCGATATGAACTTCAAAGTTATCTACTTACGTCCAGACTCTCCTCATTGAGGATTATTATGTCCATGGAGTGCGATATCAGGCGACAGGAGTAGCCAATGTTAATGGCCGTCTCCTGTTTATCTCCCGTGAGCACCCAGATAAAGATGCCGGCGTCCAGCAGAGAAGCGATGGTTTCCGGCACGCCATCCTGCAGCCGATCCTCAATGGCAGTGGCTCCCAGGAGGCGCAGATTGTTCTCAATCAGATTGGCCGCATCCTCCAGTTTGCTTTCTCGATTCTGCAGTGCTGTGGAGGCCTTGTGGAAAGTCTGACGCCACTCCTCGTAGACATCCGGTCGGATTTCGGTCACCGCCAGACAGAGTGTCCTCAGGCCGTCAGATGCAAACTCCTCGAGGTGGCGGAGCGTCTTATCCCTGAAAGCTTGACCCTGTGGAGCCAGTCGTTCGTAGATCACCGTATCGGCGCCCTTGCAGAAGAGCTTGATCTTGTTGTCCGGGGTGCGGACAATCAAGGACATACGTTTCCGCGTCGAGGTGAACTCCAGGACATTCAGGACTTCATAACGCTTGCGCTCGCCCAGGGCATTGATCTCCACATACTCCGGGGTGCGGGTGTCAAAGATGTAGCCAAACTTCTGGGCACCCTCGACCAGGGCCCGTTCGTCCGGACTGGCAGCATGATAGATGATGGAGCCATCGTCCTTCCTCTCGGGTATCACCGTATGGCAAACGGATAGAAGTACCAGGAACTCCTCAATCACAGCGGCGGTCGGGTGCCGACTCAGAATGTTCTGCACCACCAGTGACTCCTCCGGAGTGCGTTTCGGCACATAGCTATGGCCCGCAATGGAGCACTTCTTGAACTCCATCACGTTCTGGGTGAGGGTGCCTGTTTTGTCCGAGAATATGTACTTGACCATGCCCAGTTCCTCGTTGAGATTCGAGGTCCTGGCCATGGCCGGCGTGTTGGACTCCTGGTGATACATTTCTATGTCATAATTGATGAAGATCGCCTGCAGGAAGCGGACCAGCTCGAGGGTCACCTGCAGCGAGATGGGTATCAGATTGTTGTACAGGATGAAGAAGGTCAGCAGGTTGTAGCCCAGGCTCATGCTCTTGAAGTCATTCAAGCCCAAATACCAATCCGTATCGGAGTGCTCCCGCGTCCAGAAGAGATTACACAGACCGCTGGTGATGCACAGCGAGATGAGGATCATGAAGAGCATCAGGATTTGGGTATTGGTCAGCTTGTCCACGGTGGAGCGTTTCAGTGGTGCCGAGGTAGAGTTCTTCATCAGCTTGGTCTCCTGGCCGGAGTAGACCACCACTCCGAATATCCACGCCGTGTTCCGCAGCATAGCACCACGCTGGAGCACCTGATCATTGCCCAAGGCCACGGTTCTGGAAAGACAAACGGAGATTAGcttttttttcaacaaaaaataaataatatgaaTAACTTACGGCTTCCCTGTTTCCTTCAGCACTCCATTAAACTCGTACAAGTGCCGGTTGGGCAGCTCACACTCGACTTTGCCCTCCAGACGCAGCAGGTCCTTGGTCTCCAGCAGGCCAGCGGTAGCTGTGACGCCCTGCCGGATCTTCAGATTCGTTTCACCATCCAAGTTGGCCGTTTCAATGAAGCACATGGCTTGCGGTTCActattgaaattattaaaaaaggtTAAAATTAATATAGATCGTGGAATTGAGATCAATTGATGGGCAGTGTACCTGGAGGAGAGCAATATCAGATCGGCGGGAAAGAATGTGTTGATGGTGACTTTGATGATATCGCCCACAGTGAGCTCCGACCATCGGACTGTGATCCAGGCGCCACTGTCCAGCCGTTCGATGCTTCGATGATTGATCTCATTATCCGCCCGATGGCGTTTCTGGAAGGGATTCAAATGTTATCTGTGACTCCTGTGACTTAACTATCTATGAAACACTCACAATATCCTCGATTATCTCCTTAATGGCGCTCACCGAGAGGATGAACATCAATGGCACCAGGGTGGTGTAGCGTCCCGTGGGCGATACTTCCGGAATTTGCTGCAACATGGCAATTAGCAGGAAAAAGCAGTTGGAGTACCGCCGGAACTGCTCGAATAGGAACGCGGGCAGAAAGCTAATGAAACTGTAAGCCAAGAGGATAATGGCAGGCTTTAGTGTTATCTTATCGGGGTGATGGGAGTTGGTAATTACCTATATTTGGCCGTCGTTATGCGATTATTGCAGTACTTGGTGGTCTGCGGCGCATTTAGATTTATGACACGTTTCTGTCCATCGTCCGGATCGTAGCCGGCCGAGGAGGTAAAGTCCTCATCATCTGGAAAGATAATTAAGGGGTTTACGATAAGGTCATTAGGTATAATAAGTGTGATAAGGTGGATACATGATGGATAGCCCAGTAATGAGTCTACAAAATCTTTTCAAAAaagagtattttttttaataaaatccaGAAACCCCCTGAAAATCACATAGTTTACAAGCCAACCTCCCCGGAGGCGAAAAGTGACGACCAGCCCCACTCCCACAGCGCACAAAAGAAATTACAGGCTATGGGATTCCCCAGAGCGTACTTCCGGGCGAACTCGGCGCAGTTGAAGTTCGCCCGAGATTCGGGATCGGGACTGGGTATGTCCTGTTCGTAAAAGTCCAACTCGAGGTACTGTTGGTAGGCCAGAAAGACGATTCGATGCACGGGGTCTCCCTCCTGGCCACGTAGATTGTTGTACGGCACCAGGGTTTGTCCCGGCACCACATCACAGCCCTGGATGTTGCCCACCATCCAGATGAGGTAGTCCTTCTTCATGGGTATGTCCAGATCAACCATGATCAGGGTGTAGTACTTCTCTGGATCGGCACGATACCGGATGATGGGCTCCTTGATCACCTCGCTGATGATGACCTGCATGCCGGTCTTAATCTCGGTGTTGCAGGGATACAAGAGGTCGATGACGCCCCGCGGCTTGCACTTCAAGAGGCGCGGAATGATTTTGTGCTTCTTGAGGAGGTAGTTCAAGGTGTTGACGGGGTCAATGGGCTTGCATTGGACAATCATTGTTTTTTGGGGGCGGGGgtcttttgaattttgaatacAAATTTTGATAGACCTGCTAGGGTTTCGAGAACTTACGACTCCAGCGAATGCGCATCGACTTGTAAACGTTGCGAAAGTCCATGTTGCCACGACGCAGTAGTTGCAAGAACCGGATCCGGAACCGATCTCCCGATGCTGTCCCCTCCTCTTCCGCttcctccgcctccgccaATCCGTCGGCTTCCTCTTCCCCGGGTCCGGGTAATTCGTCGGATCCAGAGTCGCAATCGCCAACGGGCACAAAGGCAATGCACTCGCCTGGGGACTCGTCCTGATTCCGCTTGGGAAAACCCAGGATGGACGGGACTTCTTTGACTCTTTGAGGGGATGGAGAGAGGCAGCCACAAGTGGGCGTGACAACTGGTATAAGAGTGTAAGAGTCCTGCGAAGGACGCCTGCGCTACCGTTTTCAATCAGTGCGTATAAGAAAACATATATTTTCCCTCCCTTTGGCGGGGCGGACTCTGTGGCACGCACATTAGCATATGTATACACACGACGATTAATGGGTTTTCTTTTCCACCAGGATTATAGCATATCCTTTATTATCCAGATAACTGCTGGAGAAGACATGGCTTCCGGGTGTGTCACCTGGGCAACGTGTTCAATTGTTTTCTGATATCGATTTGTCGCAAGTTCCTCCTCGGCTGCGTTTCcagcacgtgactgatttatGGGACTTCTTTCGCAAGAACCGCATCCATTGGCACTCGATTTTATGGCCAACTGCTGCCAAGGATATGTAAGCACTTTCACAAAAAggatcaaataaaatataacaatGGACACAGCTGCCGAGCCAGTTTTTATTGCGAACTTTTGGATACAACGTGCGCTCTCCTGAGCTCCGATACTACGACTGAAATAAATTCCTACGCGCCCCGAGGAACTCGCAAAGGACATCGGTGTGGCAAGGAGGATGGAAAAGGGAGGACAATGTGTGGCAGGGGGAGTGTTAGAGAGATAGCGGGGGGAAGGTGTCAATCGCCCAGGTTGGGAACCCCTTGAGTTTAGCCCACATCCCGCCCAAAGCTGCGTGGTGCATTCCAAGAGAAGCTCTCCGAAAGCCATGCGTAGTTATGGGTAAGGGGGTGGTTGCCCCAAGGGGGGCACGGCTTGTAAGTTGCAGGAACAAAAGCGAAAGCGAAAGCAGCGAGCAAAACAAAGACCGACAAAAGAGTGGGGCAGAGAGAGAGTAAACAAAAAGGACGACGCCTGCGCACTGAAAGTAAAAGCTTCCAAGTGCCACAACAAATCTTAAATGAGTATTTTCAGCTAATTATATACCCTaacttttaatattaaaaataaaaaaataaatacacacTAAGCACCTTTTTTGTGTTTGCTCCTTTTGAGGCCCGTCTTGCTAAGCAGATAC
Coding sequences:
- the LOC6494051 gene encoding probable phospholipid-transporting ATPase IA isoform X3 — encoded protein: MSGNYQRQSLELRSPDNGSGSVDDADGRDRNLLGSTASQRRRQQRVAQQRQDSWFRHSMPPAINRDFESLEHLTPRVSDGLDEQLAASVSHSVHSGGSVTLCGRTADHSSIHLNSANSNLGFIDSDTPNTPVTPVSGLQPAPASVSTSAAGTLSSRRRSGYRKDSKGSILSRQSGRSRVSVLANRGLRMTASFLRRKRTEYEDDEDFTSSAGYDPDDGQKRVINLNAPQTTKYCNNRITTAKYSFISFLPAFLFEQFRRYSNCFFLLIAMLQQIPEVSPTGRYTTLVPLMFILSVSAIKEIIEDIKRHRADNEINHRSIERLDSGAWITVRWSELTVGDIIKVTINTFFPADLILLSSSEPQAMCFIETANLDGETNLKIRQGVTATAGLLETKDLLRLEGKVECELPNRHLYEFNGVLKETGKPTVALGNDQVLQRGAMLRNTAWIFGVVVYSGQETKLMKNSTSAPLKRSTVDKLTNTQILMLFMILISLCITSGLCNLFWTREHSDTDWYLGLNDFKSMSLGYNLLTFFILYNNLIPISLQVTLELVRFLQAIFINYDIEMYHQESNTPAMARTSNLNEELGMVKYIFSDKTGTLTQNVMEFKKCSIAGHSYVPKRTPEESLVVQNILSRHPTAAVIEEFLVLLSVCHTVIPERKDDGSIIYHAASPDERALVEGAQKFGYIFDTRTPEYVEINALGERKRYEVLNVLEFTSTRKRMSLIVRTPDNKIKLFCKGADTVIYERLAPQGQAFRDKTLRHLEEFASDGLRTLCLAVTEIRPDVYEEWRQTFHKASTALQNRESKLEDAANLIENNLRLLGATAIEDRLQDGVPETIASLLDAGIFIWVLTGDKQETAINIGYSCRLISHSMDIIILNEESLDATRDVIQRHYGEFKSSMAKDANVALVIDGTTLKYALSCDLRNDFQELCLLCRVVICCRVSPMQKAEVVEMVTLNTKAVTLAIGDGANDVAMIQKASVGIGISGVEGLQAACASDYSIAQFRYLQRLLLVHGAWNYARISKLILYSFYKNVCLYVIELWFAVYSGWSGQILFERWTIGLYNVLFTAMPPFAMGLFEKFCTADTMLRYPLLYKTSQKAKLFNVKVFWIWIFNALLHSVFLFWLPLVAFTGEVIWSDGLTSDYLMMGNLVYTYVIVTVCLKAGLITNSWTWLTHLAIWGSIVMWFVFLVIYSHVWPTFNLASNFRGMDIQLLSTPVFYFGLFLVPITTLLVDVICKLIHNTVFKTLTEAVRETEIRRSDVSEVMAEPRSSLTETARLLRNVFTRRSNTRVETELELSHGYAFSQEEGGAVPQSIIIRAYDTNLPKPEGN
- the LOC6494051 gene encoding probable phospholipid-transporting ATPase IA isoform X4 encodes the protein MSGNYQRQSLELRSPDNGSGSVDDADGRDRNLLGSTASQRRRQQRVAQQRQDSWFRHSMPPAINRDFESLEHLTPRVSDGLDEQLAASVSHSVHSGGSVTLCGRTADHSSIHLNSANSNLGFIDSDTPNTPVTPVSGLQPAPASVSTSAAGTLSSRRRSGYRKDSKGSILSRQSGRSRVSVLANRGLRMTASFLRRKRTEYEDDEDFTSSAGYDPDDGQKRVINLNAPQTTKYCNNRITTAKYSFISFLPAFLFEQFRRYSNCFFLLIAMLQQIPEVSPTGRYTTLVPLMFILSVSAIKEIIEDIKRHRADNEINHRSIERLDSGAWITVRWSELTVGDIIKVTINTFFPADLILLSSSEPQAMCFIETANLDGETNLKIRQGVTATAGLLETKDLLRLEGKVECELPNRHLYEFNGVLKETGKPTVALGNDQVLQRGAMLRNTAWIFGVVVYSGQETKLMKNSTSAPLKRSTVDKLTNTQILMLFMILISLCITSGLCNLFWTREHSDTDWYLGLNDFKSMSLGYNLLTFFILYNNLIPISLQVTLELVRFLQAIFINYDIEMYHQESNTPAMARTSNLNEELGMVKYIFSDKTGTLTQNVMEFKKCSIAGHSYVPKRTPEESLVVQNILSRHPTAAVIEEFLVLLSVCHTVIPERKDDGSIIYHAASPDERALVEGAQKFGYIFDTRTPEYVEINALGERKRYEVLNVLEFTSTRKRMSLIVRTPDNKIKLFCKGADTVIYERLAPQGQAFRDKTLRHLEEFASDGLRTLCLAVTEIRPDVYEEWRQTFHKASTALQNRESKLEDAANLIENNLRLLGATAIEDRLQDGVPETIASLLDAGIFIWVLTGDKQETAINIGYSCRLISHSMDIIILNEESLDATRDVIQRHYGEFKSSMAKDANVALVIDGTTLKYALSCDLRNDFQELCLLCRVVICCRVSPMQKAEVVEMVTLNTKAVTLAIGDGANDVAMIQKASVGIGISGVEGLQAACASDYSIAQFRYLQRLLLVHGAWNYARISKLILYSFYKNVCLYVIELWFAVYSGWSGQILFERWTIGLYNVLFTAMPPFAMGLFEKFCTADTMLRYPLLYKTSQKAKLFNVKVFWIWIFNALLHSVFLFWLPLVAFTGEVIWSDGLTSDYLMMGNLVYTYVIVTVCLKAGLITNSWTWLTHLAIWGSIVMWFVFLVIYSHVWPTFNLASNFRGMDIQLLSTPVFYFGLFLVPITTLLVDVICKLIHNTVFKTLTEAVRETEIRRSDVSEVMAEPRSSTAYALGSIIRYGYAFSQEEGGAVPQSIIIRAYDTNLPKPEGN
- the LOC6494051 gene encoding probable phospholipid-transporting ATPase IA isoform X5 → MSGNYQRQSLELRSPDNGSGSVDDADGRDRNLLGSTASQRRRQQRVAQQRQDSWFRHSMPPAINRDFESLEHLTPRVSDGLDEQLAASVSHSVHSGGSVTLCGRTADHSSIHLNSANSNLGFIDSDTPNTPVTPVSGLQPAPASVSTSAAGTLSSRRRSGYRKDSKGSILSRQSGRSRVSVLANRGLRMTASFLRRKRTEYEDDEDFTSSAGYDPDDGQKRVINLNAPQTTKYCNNRITTAKYSFISFLPAFLFEQFRRYSNCFFLLIAMLQQIPEVSPTGRYTTLVPLMFILSVSAIKEIIEDIKRHRADNEINHRSIERLDSGAWITVRWSELTVGDIIKVTINTFFPADLILLSSSEPQAMCFIETANLDGETNLKIRQGVTATAGLLETKDLLRLEGKVECELPNRHLYEFNGVLKETGKPTVALGNDQVLQRGAMLRNTAWIFGVVVYSGQETKLMKNSTSAPLKRSTVDKLTNTQILMLFMILISLCITSGLCNLFWTREHSDTDWYLGLNDFKSMSLGYNLLTFFILYNNLIPISLQVTLELVRFLQAIFINYDIEMYHQESNTPAMARTSNLNEELGMVKYIFSDKTGTLTQNVMEFKKCSIAGHSYVPKRTPEESLVVQNILSRHPTAAVIEEFLVLLSVCHTVIPERKDDGSIIYHAASPDERALVEGAQKFGYIFDTRTPEYVEINALGERKRYEVLNVLEFTSTRKRMSLIVRTPDNKIKLFCKGADTVIYERLAPQGQAFRDKTLRHLEEFASDGLRTLCLAVTEIRPDVYEEWRQTFHKASTALQNRESKLEDAANLIENNLRLLGATAIEDRLQDGVPETIASLLDAGIFIWVLTGDKQETAINIGYSCRLISHSMDIIILNEESLDATRDVIQRHYGEFKSSMAKDANVALVIDGTTLKYALSCDLRNDFQELCLLCRVVICCRVSPMQKAEVVEMVTLNTKAVTLAIGDGANDVAMIQKASVGIGISGVEGLQAACASDYSIAQFRYLQRLLLVHGAWNYARISKLILYSFYKNVCLYVIELWFAVYSGWSGQILFERWTIGLYNVLFTAMPPFAMGLFEKFCTADTMLRYPLLYKTSQKAKLFNVKVFWIWIFNALLHSVFLFWLPLVAFTGEVIWSDGLTSDYLMMGNLVYTYVIVTVCLKAGLITNSWTWLTHLAIWGSIVMWFVFLVIYSHVWPTFNLASNFRGMDIQLLSTPVFYFGLFLVPITTLLVDVICKLIHNTVFKTLTEAVRETEIRRSDVSEVMAEPRSSWLCIFPGGGWSCAPVHYHTCL
- the LOC6494051 gene encoding phospholipid-transporting ATPase IA isoform X9 — protein: MPSLSRLRLSFRRNDYAAGTGLLNTYDEDFTSSAGYDPDDGQKRVINLNAPQTTKYCNNRITTAKYSFISFLPAFLFEQFRRYSNCFFLLIAMLQQIPEVSPTGRYTTLVPLMFILSVSAIKEIIEDIKRHRADNEINHRSIERLDSGAWITVRWSELTVGDIIKVTINTFFPADLILLSSSEPQAMCFIETANLDGETNLKIRQGVTATAGLLETKDLLRLEGKVECELPNRHLYEFNGVLKETGKPTVALGNDQVLQRGAMLRNTAWIFGVVVYSGQETKLMKNSTSAPLKRSTVDKLTNTQILMLFMILISLCITSGLCNLFWTREHSDTDWYLGLNDFKSMSLGYNLLTFFILYNNLIPISLQVTLELVRFLQAIFINYDIEMYHQESNTPAMARTSNLNEELGMVKYIFSDKTGTLTQNVMEFKKCSIAGHSYVPKRTPEESLVVQNILSRHPTAAVIEEFLVLLSVCHTVIPERKDDGSIIYHAASPDERALVEGAQKFGYIFDTRTPEYVEINALGERKRYEVLNVLEFTSTRKRMSLIVRTPDNKIKLFCKGADTVIYERLAPQGQAFRDKTLRHLEEFASDGLRTLCLAVTEIRPDVYEEWRQTFHKASTALQNRESKLEDAANLIENNLRLLGATAIEDRLQDGVPETIASLLDAGIFIWVLTGDKQETAINIGYSCRLISHSMDIIILNEESLDATRDVIQRHYGEFKSSMAKDANVALVIDGTTLKYALSCDLRNDFQELCLLCRVVICCRVSPMQKAEVVEMVTLNTKAVTLAIGDGANDVAMIQKASVGIGISGVEGLQAACASDYSIAQFRYLQRLLLVHGAWNYARISKLILYSFYKNVCLYVIELWFAVYSGWSGQILFERWTIGLYNVLFTAMPPFAMGLFEKFCTADTMLRYPLLYKTSQKAKLFNVKVFWIWIFNALLHSVFLFWLPLVAFTGEVIWSDGLTSDYLMMGNLVYTYVIVTVCLKAGLITNSWTWLTHLAIWGSIVMWFVFLVIYSHVWPTFNLASNFRGMDIQLLSTPVFYFGLFLVPITTLLVDVICKLIHNTVFKTLTEAVRETEIRRSDVSEVMAEPRSSLTETARLLRNVFTRRSNTRVETELELSHGYAFSQEEGGAVPQSIIIRAYDTNLPKPEGN